The Anolis carolinensis isolate JA03-04 chromosome 2, rAnoCar3.1.pri, whole genome shotgun sequence genome has a window encoding:
- the aif1 gene encoding allograft inflammatory factor 1 isoform X1 produces MNPQGGKAFGAMKAQQEEVLDSLNKEFLDDPKYSTVEELAEKLEIFKKKYMEFDLNAQGDIDIMALKRMLEKMGAAKTHLELKKMITEVTGGMSETISYGNFVRMMLGKQSAIFKIILMYEEKAKEKDEKPAGPPPKKLIADLP; encoded by the exons GAGGAAAGGCCTTTGGGGCAATGAAGGCCCAGCAGGAGGAAGTTCTGGACTCCCTCAATAAG GAATTCCTGGATGACCCCAAATATAGCACTGTCGAAGAGCTAGCGGAAAAATTAGAAATATTTAAGA AGAAATACATGGAATTTGACCTCAATGCACAAGGCGATATAG ATATCATGGCCTTGAAACGCATGTTGGAAAAGATGGGAGCAGCCAAGACCCACTTGGAGCTCAAAAAGATGATCACCGAGGTGACTGGAGGTATGAGCGAAACCATCTCCTATGGAAACTTTGTTCGAATGATGCTGGGAAAGCAATCAGCAATCTTTAAAAT AATTCTGATGTATGAGGAAAAAGCCAAAGAGAAGGATGAGAAGCCAGCAGGACCCCCACCAAAGAAACTAATAGCAGATCTTCCTTAA
- the aif1 gene encoding allograft inflammatory factor 1 isoform X2 — protein MKAQQEEVLDSLNKEFLDDPKYSTVEELAEKLEIFKKKYMEFDLNAQGDIDIMALKRMLEKMGAAKTHLELKKMITEVTGGMSETISYGNFVRMMLGKQSAIFKIILMYEEKAKEKDEKPAGPPPKKLIADLP, from the exons ATGAAGGCCCAGCAGGAGGAAGTTCTGGACTCCCTCAATAAG GAATTCCTGGATGACCCCAAATATAGCACTGTCGAAGAGCTAGCGGAAAAATTAGAAATATTTAAGA AGAAATACATGGAATTTGACCTCAATGCACAAGGCGATATAG ATATCATGGCCTTGAAACGCATGTTGGAAAAGATGGGAGCAGCCAAGACCCACTTGGAGCTCAAAAAGATGATCACCGAGGTGACTGGAGGTATGAGCGAAACCATCTCCTATGGAAACTTTGTTCGAATGATGCTGGGAAAGCAATCAGCAATCTTTAAAAT AATTCTGATGTATGAGGAAAAAGCCAAAGAGAAGGATGAGAAGCCAGCAGGACCCCCACCAAAGAAACTAATAGCAGATCTTCCTTAA